catttaaaccgatctcacgattaggGGTCCGAAGCACATAAGAGCtatattttttaactgatttcgctgaaatttgaaactgtgagtagctttatgcctcccaacataggacccaaatatggttcagatcggactatatttagatatagctgtcataaagatcgatctgccgataaagggtctgaagcccataagagctcTATTTATTTCCCAatatcggtgaaatttgaaaaagtgggttattttaagccttccgacatctgacctaaatatggatcaaatcggacaatatttagatatagctgccatatagactgatctgccgataaaggatctaaccgatttcgctgaaatttaaagaagtgagtagttttacgccttccAACAtgggatccaaatatggttgagatcagactatatttagataaagttgccatacaaaccgatctcccgataaaggctctgaagcgaataaaagctttatatttcatccgatttcgctgaaagttgaaACAGTGAGTGATTTACGCTTCCCAACCAATCCAACTCAACTATACAACAATATCAATAGTGACTTATAttcattagaccactcaatgtccgcgccGAATTTAGGTGCagaagttatccaattttcaccggattgtgacgatacatatatacccgaggtggtgggtatccaaagttcggcccggccgaacttaatgcctttttaattgttttaatattcAAGATGTTTCTGTAGTAGGGATGTTGTTAAGATCAAGCAAACTGCTGGAGCAAATTTGATATGCATGCTTTTTAGATACTTCCAAAATTCGTTTTAATAATagtgaaaaaatatttcttaatagctttattaactttattttataaaagtgtaatattttttattttcaatgataATATTGCGTTTACATGATGTTTcagttttttgtggttttgtaaaaaaaattgcagattttatttgaaatttcttaaatttaaaatttttttcaatttttgttgaaGTTTTAGTAATTTTTATTCCTAATACATGAAAAGACCTCTTTGAATAATGATAAAATTACAACGACCCACGATTGGATTAACACCCCGATTATGTTACCACCAATGTCGCTACGATTATGACTTTCTGTTTAGTTAAATAATttcgatttacttgaaatttaaCACTGGCCACGCTTTGACTTATAATACCATATCACCGAAGTAACAAGAATAAAATTAGAAGTGAGCTTGCAAAAAATTCTTATAAGTACTTGGCAAGGCTATATGCAACGCTGTTAAGTAAAATTAGGCAATACACATTCATTTGTAGGCTAACTGCTGCATTTGGTGGCATTTTATTATTACAGTCGTTGGTGTAGCACAGAGTGCAAAATTTGTCATCCGTTAGGCATTCTCGTAAGCCCTGTTCAGCTAATTCGTCCACACAACCGCGCATTGTCATGTTGGAATCAACTGCAAAGAGAAAAGtatcaattttcaaaattggcGAAATCCTAGGTCATAAAAAAGATCATCaaaactaaaactacacttactCACCCTTGAATATGGTATAGCATCCTGAATGACCCTCATTGTTGTCGGGATTACCGGTTTTGCAATTCATCTTATTTGTTGGATTCGAATTGCAGAAGACCTCATCTTGACTGTTACAACTGAAGCATGTCTTAGGAAATTTGTTACTTGAATTTGTTCCCACGGATGCTGGCGTTGCTGATTCCGGTGCAGCCATATCAGGAGCATCATTTTGCATTTCGTCTACTGGATGTGCATGTTCTTGCGTAGGCTCCCCTGCTGGATCACCAACAGTATCAGCTTCGGCTGGAGTTTCATCGGGCGTAGCAGCATCCGCTTCCGCAGCGGGTTCAGTTTCAGTTTCCGTTTGTGGTTCAGGTTCTACTTCAGATTGTGGTTTCTCTTCTGATTCAGCTTCTGCTACAGGCTCGGGCTCTGGTATTGATTCTGGCTCTGCTGCAACAGCTGGCTCTGGCTCCGTTTCGGCAACAGCCTCTGGATCGGCTGGTTCTGTCTCCACCGCTGATGCTGGCTCAGGTGCGTTTTCTTCCTCGGGCACCGCAGTTTCTAGTTCGGAAGCAGCTTCTTCTTTCGGCTCCGCAGGTGGAACTTCCTCAACAGCATCTTCGCCCTCTGTTGCAGCTTCTTCTTCTGCTGGCATTTCAGGTACCAGATTTGCTTCGTCACCATCCTCTTCTTCCTGATGCGCATTTAAGGGTCCTGGTTTATTTTCAAATACCTCAACGTTCGGCTCAATTTCATTATTCAACTGCATATCAGCTTCATGTTTATTTTCATCTGATTCCGTTGGTGGTCGCTTTTCAATTGATGTTGTGTGAATCGCATCATTAGGTGAACTATCTTGAGTCGTTAATTGCAGAACAATAGGTAAAGATGTGGTCTGTATTGTTTGGTTATCGGATCCTGAAGCTTTAAAGAAATAACAGCAaacaattatttattaataatgaCGGCTAAATAAATTTATACTGCCATACTTCAAGGGGTAAGAAATGTAATACAAATCTTTGATAGACAATGTTATTTTATAACTATACatgtaaaatttacaaaaattgcaaatttgctcaaaaATGTTCCAATAAGTGACTGGTGGTAAACtgctcacaaatcaatgagtgctgtccgattcaagtttaagatcaatggtaAGTatcagagatggtccgtaatacgattttttaggtttccgactgtcaaaaagttgtaaaagtcgaaaacgtcgtatacttgtataaaacgtagaaaaagtcgcaaacgtcataaaccttaataactcagtgtaaaagtttgatttttaacaaatattattgtcacttatttgttgtatatagaagagtttatatgtaaaaaaatttcgcaataaaagaaatattaagtttttttttaatttttgcatttacatttttcacacaataaattggaaatatacgcaaatttcaagtcaatttataaagtaacgtttaaggatttttttgtgaagcaaaaaatcaataaattattagttttcatcaattatatttaaaaattgcaattattttgtatccttttgcaaaattatttgcttctcccgttttaatttgctttttgaaagctgttgtaaacgacatatgttaaaaatgcatgacatgaggaagtgtcaagtgaaatggtacatggagtgttatacttatgccaaaatttttagttaatcataTCAAAAAatcgacatattttcgttcgaattttttttctgtcagaaacctagttttttggctaggtttacgacgttttcgacgtatgtaatatacgtcggaaatgtatgtcatatacgtcactgtttctgacaggccatctctggtaAGTATATCTAAGATGTAAAGTACACTATAAGGAATAATATGCCACAATATCATATCAATCATTCCCTTAATCTATGTTCCTGCCGCCGTAATTGTCAGATTAGCAACCACCCTTTATTTCTTAAGTTTAGCTAAGTTCTTCGTTGTATtgcattttgcatattttggccatgaacattccattaaggaacaggggcaaacttctcacatatcaatgagtgctgcccgattcaagtttaagtttaattataaggggcctctgtggcccggcacccagaacaggtgaattttgaactgttcagcaatctcgttgagagatctgcgacagtcgagggcgatttttgtgttcagaaattcgttctccatggatttaatggctgcctgacggtctgagaatatatttttgccaatcgtcgtaatgacattatgtcttagccattccaccacttccttaattgcaaggatctctgcttgatacacactgcagtggtcgggtaacctcttcaatatgaccagttctagatctttagagtatacccaaagcccacctgatctcgtttagtttggaaccatccgtatagaagtctatgtaacttctattaccatggatatcgtagttccagtcggttctattaggaatagtggtacagtaattgttatcaaaaagcggctcaagtagtgtgtaatccacactgcctggaacatccgatattgtatcaaggataacacagtgtccgtagccgccacatgaccaatgagaaagctcccttacctcacggcagtggtcgctgcaatttgggtagccacaatgtccagagccaTAACATGTGGCATTAAATtcggtgcatcagatggtgtcgtcctcagtgcggctgtgatgcggTTAAGATGCGATtaggatccggttaagtattgagcagtagatagatttttaaagcgccgtctaccagaccactacaccatataacataataagtctgacaactgcaatatatacccaatgcatgactcgcggtctaaatcctc
The Stomoxys calcitrans chromosome 3, idStoCalc2.1, whole genome shotgun sequence genome window above contains:
- the LOC106086565 gene encoding protein TsetseEP; protein product: MFLTKFIILCSLTALLNAQEAEVESNASGSDNQTIQTTSLPIVLQLTTQDSSPNDAIHTTSIEKRPPTESDENKHEADMQLNNEIEPNVEVFENKPGPLNAHQEEEDGDEANLVPEMPAEEEAATEGEDAVEEVPPAEPKEEAASELETAVPEEENAPEPASAVETEPADPEAVAETEPEPAVAAEPESIPEPEPVAEAESEEKPQSEVEPEPQTETETEPAAEADAATPDETPAEADTVGDPAGEPTQEHAHPVDEMQNDAPDMAAPESATPASVGTNSSNKFPKTCFSCNSQDEVFCNSNPTNKMNCKTGNPDNNEGHSGCYTIFKVDSNMTMRGCVDELAEQGLRECLTDDKFCTLCYTNDCNNKMPPNAAVSLQMNVYCLILLNSVAYSLAKYL